CGAGGTGTACCAGCTCGGCGGGCGCAGGATCCAGCTGACCGGCATCCTGCCGGTGGGGTGCGTGCCTGCCATGAGGACGGTGAACCTTCACCAGCCGGGCCAGTGCATGGAGGAGTTCAACCAGTTCGCGTTGCTGTTTAACGCCGAGCTGCAGAAGACGGCGAGTAAGCTCAACAGTGAGCTCACTGGAGCGACGGTGGTGTATTCGGACATGTACAGCTTGGTGTCCTCAATTATTGCCAACCCGCTGAAATATGGTAAGTTGATTTGGCTTTCAAGAAGAGTATTTTGTGGGATCTTTCGTTTAGTTTCAGTTGGTATGCATGCTGTTCATCTTCATCTTAAGGGTTTGTGAAGCACGCGTTCATGTTAGCAGCTGTATGCTTACAACATGCAATATTTTACGTTGATCAGAGTATCAGTGCAGTAGGAAGTTTTAACAGTGTGAAAATGTCTTTCTTAATGGTTACCAGGATTTGAGAATGTAGCACAAGGTTGCTGTGGCACCGGAATTATCGAGGCGTTGTTCCTTTGCGGCTTGGAGGAACCATTGACGTGCGAAGACACTGATAAGtatgtgttcttcgattcggtTCATCCAACAGAGAGGATATACAAGATGGAAGCTAGTGAAATGCTGAATACTTCGCTAGCAGTGTTCCTGTGACGTGTTTTATTATGCTCTGCAACAAAACATGAGAAGATGGCATTTCTATAAGAAATAAAAGACCATTTGGGTGTGATGAGTGGTTGGAGAGTCTTTTCTCTTCTGATATTTGGTTTGAGAGTTTGAGGATGTGCTATATAGTTTCATTGTACTGGAGTTTACAGTGAAATCCAGAAGTACAATAACATTATTCAAATATATGCCTAGTGAGTCATTGTGATTATCTGGTAATTTATCATGATATTTCTGAGTTCAAGATAACTCTATGAAGTTTATGCCATGTATTCCATGTGTCTTTGTTCTGTCAAAGAGTTTTGGAAACAAACATTAATCGATGAAATCTTAATTATAAAAAGAAATCGATGAAATCTTGAGTACAAAGGCTTTCCATAAGTTTAAGGCAACACATGTTATTTAATAGAATTGTTGGATGTGTTTTACTTAACAAAAATCAACCTGATAATTGTTACAGGATCGGAGAGACCCAACGGTCAGTTGTTACTGCAATAGTCAGTTTCTTTGAGATTGCGAAAATCTTAGTAAAGGAATGTGCTTGGATGACTGTAGAACAACAGAAAAATTTAGTTTTTAAGCAACTGAAGATCATTTTGACTTATATTATATCTGCCTCCCAAATGTGTCCCAAGTCCATTGATCACCAATAGTTAGTTTCCTCTTAGGCCATGAACCCATTGACTATATGTGAGAGgaatatggaaaaaaaaattatctacATTGAATGAAAATAGATGGTTTTCAGATGTCATGAATACTTCAATGTTCACCCAAGCTGCACGAGAAAGAATAATTTTATTGTttttagaaaatgaaaatatatcCAGCCTCTCTCTGCGATCAACGCACACAGCCAAGTTCTACAGAGTCTTCAGCTTAATTGCTGAtcttaaaaaataaaaggagaaacAGTAcacaaaagagaaaaataatcaTAAGCAGTGATCAACGCACACAACCAAGTTCTACAGAGTCTTCAGCTTAATTGCTGAtcttaaaaaataaaaggagaaagagtacataaaagagaaaaataatcaTAAGAAATGTTTAATATTGCTTATCCATCCATTCTTAACAAAAATTCCCAAAGCCTCCATTGCTCTGCTATCAAACGGATAGTCTCCCttcactagtagaaaaacaaccttccatcctcaacaaaaatcttggttattttttgacccgggactaaggagtctttagtcccggatctaaATTTGTAGTCCATGGAGAcacttttagtcctggttggtgttacaaactaAAGCCTCCGAGGGCTTTATTCCTTTTGTagtaaccgggactaaagggtccccaacgagttactacaaaaggattgcatcccctactcaGTTAGATGTGTTGTGCAGGTGAGATGGTAaagaagctacgcgcgaggcttgaggtcgtgggtttgaatcccacgtaccgcgcacgcgcatatttcgcgtgaaaaatcgcgtgacttgtgatttGGGAGGGCCTCCCGGGTGAAAGACCCGGGATTAAAAATAGGGACCTTTAGTCCCTATTAATTAGTCTCAATTGGAAAAACTGAGATATATGAGGTttcccaactgggactaatgctCATTTTTCTACCAGTGCTTATGTTCTCATGCCACGTTAATAAATCGCGGCCAATATGTTCCCCGAAGGTAACCTCCCAAGCGAATGAAGATCACCCATGAGCAGTTGAGCACGAACTTATGTTCTCATGCCACGTTAATAAATCGCGGCCAATATGTTCCCCGAAGGTAACCTCCCAAGCGAATGAAGATCACCCATGAGCAGTTGAGCATGAACAGGGAATGCTGAAACACCAGATGAATCTTCGCGACGATGCCTTCAAGAAGAACACGACGCCAATGACGGCATCATCGCCAGCCCAAGTATTGGGCTGGGTTTACACTTGGAGAATCAAAACATCGCCATACGGGGGAGGTGCAAACGAAGTCACCTCCAAAGAGGCAGTGGCACCCGCAAGTGTCACCGACCAGGCTTTCGCCTCAACCTCCACCACGCCATGCCAGCAGCAGCCTGAGCGGAAATGCGCTCACCAAGCTGCTGATGGTGCCGAACACGCCCGCACTGCTATCATTATCGAGAGCCGACTGCCATCGTCGTAGACTCACACCCGTTGCCTAGGGTAGGGCGCCTACCACAGCAAGGCCTAGATGCACGTGTGGCGTCATGGCCGACACCGTACCAAGCCCACTATGCTGCCAAGTTGTCACAACCGGAAGGGCGCCGgtcgatcagatccggcgcccaGCGCATGGAATCCACCCATAGGCTAATATCTCTGGAATCACTTCAGAAGAATAATTTTATTTAATTTAGTACTCGAGGACAACCGGGCAAGCAATAGTTAGGCCATGTTTGGTTCcataggactaaactttagtcccttcCTTTTGGCCTCTTTTAATCCCTAAACTTCCAAACAGAGAGACTAAAAGGAGGACTAAAGGGTTTAGTCCTCTAGTCCCTTGGGGGTGACTAAAGGAAACTAAAAGCCCAGGAGGACACCCctgcccctcatttattgctcaTTTCCACTCGTCCCGAACCATCCCTTCAGGTCGCCCTCGCTTGCTGCcctccccaccgccaccgccccctctcctccccacaCCGGCGCACCCGCTCCTCCCCACCACTGCATCCACCATGGACGGCCACGGGAACGGCTACCGCGACTACTTCTCTCAGGTGGGTTCTTCATCGTCGGCTTGCAGCTTCTCTGCTTTCCCGGACGCCCCCGATGAAGATGACTTCAGTCTCTTCTCCTAGTCGGCGTCGTATCGTCCGGCGGCCCCCAGCCTCTCCGCTCCCCGGATGCGCATGGAGCATCTGGATCTCAACTCCCAGGCCGACGGCTTCCCCCACCTTAGCTTGTACCAGAAGTACCTGCAGGCGGAAGTTGCTCCAGGCGACCAAGGGTTACCTCCCCTTGGCCctggaggaggccgtggggtAGGTCGCCGCTCAAGGTCGCTGACCACTAGAGCGGGATCCGACGGAGGCCATGGGGGAGGTTGTAGGGAATCCATGACTAACCACAGAGGCCATAGGGGATCCATGGGGGATCGGTGGCTAACCGCAGAGGCCGTGGATCCACATTTGCCAGGAATAGCTTCGTTCCTCCAGAGCATGTCAGCGCActcgaggaggaagatgacaacgGCTTTGAAGGCCTTCCCAGTCGGTAAGATCCAGATCCGTGCTCTGATTTCCTCTAATAAGATGTTCCATTACTAGCTTTGCTCTTTTATCATGAGTTGATTTGCTATGATGTGATGCTCCATTAGGTAGTACATATGTTGATTTGGTCCATTAGGATTTACCTAATTATGTTTTCTATAATAGAATCATTTTGACGAGGCCAATTGGACTGAAGAAAACACACATATATTCTTTGATCTTGTTGTTGAACAAATGAGGTCAGGGAATTGCCTGATCAAGTAGAGGTTACAATGAGATGCGACAACAATTTTTCACAAAGACTGGCCTCACACGTTCAACCAAATAAATGAGGAATAGATGGACTCAATGCAAGACCCTTTACACTTTGCTGGGTGTTTCTTAATCAACAAATTGTATTAGGCCAAGCACCTGATGGAACAATCATAGCATCGGCTGCCttctggtaaaacacacagaGGTAATTTATCTTTGAACTGTGTCATCATATCTTCATGACTGTGATTATATCTTCATGTCTGTGATCTAATTTATCTTTGCTTTGTGTGTTCATTTGTGTATTTCAGAAAAAACCGGAGTGTAAGAAGTTCCAGTACGGCATACCTACGTACATGGAGCAACTAGCTGAGATGTTCCATGGGGTGACAATAGATGGATCCACCTCATGCATCCCTAGACAAGCACCTCATGAGTGTGAAGGAGCATATGGTGATGAGGAAGGTGAAGATGCAGATGGAGAAGGCTTTCTAAACAGTCCAATGAGTGGTAGCAGCCGCAAGAGGGCAAGCAGCACTACAAATACAACCACAAGTCCACCCAAGAAAAGCAAAAGTCCAATGTTGAAGATGTTTCGGGAGTTGATTACAGAGTTACAACCTGCCAGAAATGAGGAACAACAAACCTTAGCTCAAATTACAAATAACAAGATAAGCTAGAATGTAGTGCAACATACGAGAAGACATGGATATACCAGTCAGAATGTGATAGCCATATGTGACTTCAATATGAGATTTACTTTTGTCGTGGCGGGATGTCCTGGCTCAGTTCATGATATGAGGGTGTTCAAAGATGCAATTGAGAAGTATGGAGACAAGTTTCTACATCCACCTCAAGGTATTGACGTGTTCTATGCTCTCTTTTGTCTCATAGTTGCAATACTTGCCATGTGActtacataaaaaaaattaaatgtgTAGGCAAGTTCTATCTTATCGACTCTGGGGTACCCAAACCGACCGGGTTATCTTGCACCGTACAAGGGTACAAAGTATCATCTACCGAGTATTGACAAGGCCCAatgccaagaggtaaaaaagagcACTTTAACTATGCACATACTTCACTTCGAAATGTCATCGAGCggtcttttggagttttgaagatgaagtggaggattttgttAGATCTACCAAGTTATCCGATGCCAAAGCAAAGCCAAATAATTATTGCATGCATGGCACTTCATAATTTCATTCGAGAGAGTTTTTTTGCGGATGCAGACTTTGATTTGTGTGATCATGATGAAAACTATGCTCCATTCTCCGAAGCATCGTCTTCTCAAGGAAATACAGCTAATACATGTCATGGGGATGAAGATCAAAGCATGAATCAGTTTCATGATTGGATAGCCGATGATTTGTTTAGTAGGTTATAAATGTGATGATTTCAAATGTATGGACAATTTTTCGAATGTATGAGCAATTTTCATGCTTTGCCAGGTGCCTAGAACCGGCCAGCAGTGCGGCAAGGCAGCGTGTCCTGAGCAAAACAGATTTTGTGCATATATAGAACAATTGGGGAGTGCTACAAAATGTTTAGGATGAAGATTTTGTGCATTGATTAGGgatattttgatttttattcATCTACTTTAATGGACTTTAGTCATGGATCACTTAAGCTTTTGGGGAGCCTACGTGCCAATTTTGTGTGCACTACATGAAGCAAAATCTTGATTTTGCAGAAACTTTGTTCTAATGGATGTGGATACGATAAAAATAATAGAGGGTTTTAATTTGGAGAACAACCCAATTTCCTACAGGTATTGGAAGATCCATCTACCCCGGGACAAGGAAACTCTAAGACTCAAGGCAATGGAAAAGGAGGCAGCACATTGAAGTCCAAGAGTCCAAGTAGTATTCACTTTTGAATTTCAATAAAATGTTGATTCCCATCATTTGTGACTGAGATCTACGTACGTTTGCAGTTGGTCAAGACTTTCGAACATTTCTAATGGCATGATAAAATCATGAATTACAGGCATTTCAAGGGGCATTGTAAACGCCAAAGCCCTCCACAGTTCGGAGTGAGAAAAATGAGAACCAAGATATCAGTGTATTTTAACGGGCATTCATTTCCTCGTAGCATGTCAGTACTTGCAGAGGTGTAGATGTAGTGTCCTGATCCCATCGAGATTTGGACATTCATTGTTGTACGAAACAACAGCAGGCAGCGACCATTGCTATGGTCGCAACCAACTTCTGGTTTGACATCGACCAAACATGCATGGTACAGGAAAAGCATTGCCAGGCCTCTGTCAATGGTACTGGGGCAATTGTTCAATGCTTTGTAGTTTGTATGTtacttgcagttgcagaggTGTAACTCCCTTGATCACATCAAGATCGGACTGACTGTTTGGAGCTGGACTGACTTTTTATTTAACACCGAACAATATACTATAGACAGGCAACTGATCAGGTCATGATTTTATTGCAAGAAACATCTTTCCAATGAGCTACAATTTCCATCAAAACCTTTTGCCCTTCTGTCATCTTTATAGAGCATTCTGATAATCCCTGAGTCAAAATCAAGCGCAATGTTTGCAAAAACACTATCTCTATCAGTTCCACACTAGATAGCCTATAGTACATTTCAAAGGACAAAAAAGGGAACCATTTTGTTCACTCCCTACTGCCACCCATGCTCAACACATCGCCGGATCCATCAATCACACCTCAGTTACTATCTGTGAAGTCCGCATCAATGACATCCCCATCATTGGGTCCCTTCGCAGGTCCAGCACCAGGCGTAGGCCCGGCCTCAGCATCAGGGGTAGATCCAGCTGCACCAGGCTGGTTGTACATTGCCTGCCCGATCTGCATCACCTCCTGGTTCAAAGCAGCCATGGCGTCCTTCATGCCCTGTGTTGATCCACCAGAAATGGCGTCTTTGAGCTCCTGGAGCTTCACATCCACCTTCTCTTTCACAGGAGCAGGGACTTTGTCGCCGAGCTCCTTCAGTTGCTTCTCGGTCTGGTAGACCACAGAGTCTGCCTGGTTTTTGGTGTCAATGGCATCTCTCTTCTCCTTATCCTCCTTGGCAAACTTGTCAGCCTCTTCTACCATTCTCTCAACCTGCAAAAGGAGGCAGTTCAAGAAGGGTTCATGCACCAATGCAGGTACTAATTTTCATGGAACCAGAGGTATCATACTATTCTACAGAATGGTAGAAACATAACAGTGACATCAGAGTTGTCAATGATACCGCCAGATCAAAAGGAAACCAGCACCACATAATTGACATGAGGAGAAATAAATCTGGCAAATTTTATGTCCAGCCACCAAATCACCACAAACAGCTCACTACCATTTATCAAACCAAATAATGCCTAAGCTGAAGTTTTGTGACATACCTCATCCTTAGGTAGCGTACTAGCGCCAGTAATGGTGATATCCTGTTTCTTTCCAGTGCCCTTATCAATCGCAGCAACTGAGAGAATACCATTTGCATCAATATCAAACTTCACTTCAATTTGTGGGACACCGCGAGGTGCAGGAGGAATCCCATCCAACCGGAAGCTTCCAAGAGACTTGTTGTCCCTGacaaactctctctctccctggAGAACATTGATCTCAACACTCGTCTGTCCATCTGCAGCTGTTGAGAATACCTCTGATTTTGAGGTGGGCAGTGTGGTATTCCTGGGGATAATCTTTGTCATCACTCCACCCAATGTCTCCAAACCAAGAGATAATGGAGTAACATCCAGAAGAACGACATCTTTCACATCTCCAGCCAAAACCCCACCCTGGTATTACAATGGATATTAAATGTGGCATATTGAATAAGTCGAAAATGATGCTTTACTATGTAATGCCATGCTGTCTGCAGTTCATTATAAACGCAGCTTTACAAACATGTGGGGAAGAAACATGAACTAAGGGCTCTCCATGTCGATTATACTCTGCAACACGAGATCACATTTGAGAATAAAGAAAATCACCTGCACAGCTGCCCCAAGAGAAACAACCTCATCAGGGTTGACCGTAACATTGGGATCCTTGTCAGTAAGCTTCCTCACAAGTTCTTGCACTGCAGGGATTCGTGTGGATCCACCCACAAGAATCACTTCATCTAGATCACTGACCGACAACTTGGCATCTTTCAAAGCATTATTGACAGGAGTTTTAAGCCTGTTGCCAAAGAGAATGTCAGTAAAGCCTTAGTAAAACGAGCATAAATACAAGTACATAAATGATTTTAAAGAACTGGACTCAAAATACCGACAGAATGTCCATGATTACCTGTCGATAAGGTCTGAACATAGTTCCTCAAATTTGGCTCTCGAGAGGGTTGCCTCAATGTGTTTCGGCCCATCAGCAGTAGCAGTAATGAATGGCAGGCTGCATTTAAGGCGTTCATGAATAAGTAATTCCAAATGATGTAGATCAACAGCTGAGCAGAGAAGTTCAAGTTTAAATATTATCTTTGTACATACAACTGAGAAGTAACCTACCTAATGTTGGCCTGTGTCAGCGTTGACAGTTCCATCTTAGCCTTCTCTGCTGCCTCAGTGAGCCGCTGAAGGGCTTGTTTATCCTTCAGAAGATCAATGCCTTCATCTTTCTTAAAGTTGCTAGCTAGCCAATCTACTATTCTCTGCACAGGTCAAGGATAACATGATCAATATACTGGAGAGCTATCACCCCAAAAATTGCAGAACTTGTGCTGAAACAATTGTACTCATAATGTCTGAAATTGGTTAGATACTTAGACTGGTTTCCAAATTCAATATGATCGatctttgagaaaaaaaaatgctagaaCATTTCCCAGGTGACCAGAGTAAGGGTGTGTTAAATATATTGAATTTTCATACTAGAACATAAAAATTGACAAATCATGCACCCATGACTTGCATGACCAATGTTCATCTTCCCCAATCCTATCAAAGCCCTGAACTGCTCAAGGCAGGAAAATGCCTAGCTAAGCACGGCAATGCTGCTCCGCCTAGCACCCCGTTTTTAAACATTGCATTCAATTGGTACTACACAATGTGTTCTGACTTTTCACATGTATTGCTCATTTGCTCTTTCAGGAGTTCAAATCACATGTTTATGAATTCTAACATAGAAGTCAGAAATCTACAGAG
This sequence is a window from Setaria italica strain Yugu1 chromosome III, Setaria_italica_v2.0, whole genome shotgun sequence. Protein-coding genes within it:
- the LOC101774685 gene encoding stromal 70 kDa heat shock-related protein, chloroplastic; amino-acid sequence: MASFTCSQVGAAAAGGASPFLFSRRRGSGPAPPSSPFVGRRLAAAVRMRAPSRGPRGGAALRVTCEKVVGIDLGTTNSAVAAMEGGKPTVVTNAEGARTTPSVVAYTKTGERLVGQIAKRQAVVNPENTFFSVKRFIGRKMSEVDDEAKQVSYGVVKDENGNVKLDCPAIGKQFAAEEISAQVLRKLVDDASKFLNEKITKAVVTVPAYFNDSQRTATKDAGRIAGLEVLRIINEPTAASLAYGFEKKNNETILVFDLGGGTFDVSVLEVGDGVFEVLSTSGDTHLGGDDFDKRIVDWLASNFKKDEGIDLLKDKQALQRLTEAAEKAKMELSTLTQANISLPFITATADGPKHIEATLSRAKFEELCSDLIDRLKTPVNNALKDAKLSVSDLDEVILVGGSTRIPAVQELVRKLTDKDPNVTVNPDEVVSLGAAVQGGVLAGDVKDVVLLDVTPLSLGLETLGGVMTKIIPRNTTLPTSKSEVFSTAADGQTSVEINVLQGEREFVRDNKSLGSFRLDGIPPAPRGVPQIEVKFDIDANGILSVAAIDKGTGKKQDITITGASTLPKDEVERMVEEADKFAKEDKEKRDAIDTKNQADSVVYQTEKQLKELGDKVPAPVKEKVDVKLQELKDAISGGSTQGMKDAMAALNQEVMQIGQAMYNQPGAAGSTPDAEAGPTPGAGPAKGPNDGDVIDADFTDSN